Part of the Flavobacterium sp. KS-LB2 genome is shown below.
GCAAACTATCTAATATCACCAATGAGTTGAACTACACGGTACACGAAAATTATAGCGTAAATCCAATCGCACCACGTCAAGTGCTGACAAGCTTAAAATATAAATTCTAATATTCAACTCCTATTTAGGAAAGCGAAAGTATTTTCCTGCTAAGAGTTAGCATACTAATAAAAAAATACCCCCAAAAAGTCTTTCACTTTTTGGGGGTATTTTTATGGAAATAAATGGAACAATGCTGCCATTAACCCATCAGAATTCCATTTTTTTCAAGTAATTCAAAGAGAGAGATACTATCATTTGGCTCATATTTTTCCACACCACTTTGATACCATTTTACAATCAAACTCATCTGATGTGTGGTATAACCATCTGTGTCGATACTTAAACCTAGCAAACCCGCCATAAGAAAATCTTCCAGAACTTTGTTCGTCACAATACATTCTGGAATGCCATCAGTAATACATCCGTTCATTGACTCATAATCAGATCTTCCTGAATCAAATCCAGCAATAAAAGCTTCATTCCTTTTTGCATAATTAAATTCTAAAAATGGGTTTAAACCAATTGCATATCCTTCAAAATAATGTTGTCTATAGGCTGGACTAAATATTTTTTTCATTGTTATACTAAAGTATTAATTGAGAATTCCGAAACAAACATATTAACAATATTTCAGTAAGTATATAAAAATCGTTTAAAGGATAAAATACTCTTTAAATCACCATAGCGGTGACGTTAATCGATAAAATAGTATCAAATTGCAAAAAACAGAAACGCATATCAACAAAAATCCCAACACTGAAAATTTTCAGTATTGGGATTATAAATCAGAAACAATTTTTATTTATTTCAATCCGACCAAACTATGTTCGATAGTTTCAATTTTTGCCAAAGCATCTGCCTCTTTTTGTCTTTCGTTTGCCAATACTTTCTCCGGCGCACCAGCTACAAATTTCTCATTTGCTAATTTATTTTGAACGGATTTCAAGAAACCTTGCGTGTACACCAATTCAGCTGTAAGTTTAGCAATCTCGGCTCCTACGTCAATGTTTCCAGTGATTGGAATAAAATATTCATTTGATTTTACACGGAACGATAAAGCACCATCTACTTTGTCCGAAACATATTCAAGTGAAGTTATATTTCCTAATTTGGTTACAACCGAGTCAAAATAAGGAGAAGATTTGTCATTATTTACCACTTTCAGTTCAATAGTATCTTTGAACGGAATGTTCTTGTCTTTACGAATCGTTCTAATTCCAGAAATCACTTCAATCGTGTTTTCAAAATTAGCAATTAATGCTGCGTTAAACGGTTTTATTTCTGGCCAAGTCGAAACAATCAATGCTTCTTCGATAGTTCTTTCAGTGATAATTTGCCAAATTTCCTCAGTCAAAAATGGCATAAACGGATGCAACAATTTCAAGTTATTCTCAAGCATTTCTATGGCTTTCGCCAAAGTTAGGCTGTCAATTGGCTGTTGGTAGGCCGGTTTGATCATTTCAAGAAACCATGAACAGAAATCATCCCAAACTAATTTATAGATTCCCATCAAGGCATCTGAAATTCTGTATTTCTCGAAATTATCTTCAATTTCTAGAAGGGTTTGTTGCAATTTAGCTTCATACCATTCAATCGCTACTTTTGAAGATTCTGGTTGTGGAATAGTATCTGAAACTTCCCAACCTTTTATCAGTTTGAAGGCATTCCATATTTTATTAGTGAATGCTTTCCCTTGGTTACACAATTCTTCGTCGAACATGATATCGTTTCCTGCCGAAGCACTCAAAAGCAATCCTACACGGACACCATCGGCACCAAATTTCTCAATTAAATCTAAAGGATCCGGAGAATTCCCTAATGATTTAGACATTTTACGACGCTGTTTATCACGAACCAAACCAGTCAAATATACATTTGTAAACGGTTTTTTACCTGTGTATTCATATCCTGCAATAATCATTCTTGCTACCCAGAAAAACAAAATATCTGGACCGGTAACTAAATCATTCGTTGGATAGTAGTATTTAAAATCTTCGCTTTCCGGATCCATTATTCCTCCAAAAACGGACATTGGCCAAAGCCAAGAAGAGAACCAAGTGTCAAGAGCGTCAACATCTTGTCTTAAATCTTTTGTTTCAAGTTTCAGGTTTAAAGTTTTCTCTCTCGCTAGCTTTAAGGCTTCCTCAATATTCTCGGCAACCACGAAATCTTCTTTTCCGTCCCCGTAGAAATAGGCTGGAATTTGTTGTCCCCACCATAATTGACGAGAGATATTCCAATCGCGGATATTATTTAACCAATGTGCATACGTATTATTAAAACGAGCTGGATGCAATTTGATTTCGCCATCTTCCAAAACAGATTTGATTGCCGGTTTTACCAAATCTTCCATTTTCAAGAACCATTGGTCAGATAAACGAGGTTCGATAACCGCTTTTGTTCTTTCTGAAGTTCCCACTTTATTCAGGTAGATTTCAGTTTTTGCTAAAGCACCAATTGTTTCTAATTCTTTGGCAACAGCCTCACGAACTACGAAACGATCTTGTCCTTGATAGTGCAATCCAAAGCTATTCAAAGTAGCATCCTCATTGAAAATATCAATAATTTCTAGATTGTGCTTTTCTCCCAAAGCTTTATCATTCATATCGTGCGCCGGAGTCACTTTCAAACAACCAGTACCAAATTCGATATCAACATATTCATCTTCAATAATTGGAATTACTCTGCCGCAAATAGGCACAATCGCTTTTTTTCCTTTCAAATGAGTAAAACGTTCGTCATTTGGATTAATACAAATTGCGGTATCTCCAAAAATAGTTTCGGGACGCGTTGTTGCAATTGTCAGGAAATCTTCACTTCCTTCGATTTTATATTTTAAGAAATATAGTTTTCCTTGTTGTTCCTCATAAATTACCTCTTCATCAGACAAAGTAGTTTTTGCTTCAGGATCCCAGTTTACCATTCGGTATCCTCTGTAAATCAAACCTTTGTTGTATAAATCAACAAACGAACGAATCACAGATGCTGACATATCAGGATCCATTGTAAACTTAGTTCTTTCCCAGTCACAAGAAGCTCCCAGTTTTTTCAATTGATCTAAAATTACACCACCATATTTATCGGTCCATTCCCAAGCATGTGCCAAAAATTCTTCGCGTGTTAAGTCATTTTTATTGATTCCTTCTGCTTTCAATTTGGCAACTACTTTAGCTTCAGTAGCAATTGATGCGTGATCTGTTCCTGGCACCCAGCAGGCATTAAATCCTTTCAGACGCGCTCTTCTGATTAGTACATCTTGAATGGTATTATTTAGCATGTGTCCCATGTGCAAAACTCCAGTTACATTAGGCGGAGGAATTACAATAGTATATGGCGTTCTGTGGTCTGGCTCCGAGTGAAAATAATTATTTTTCATCCAGTAGTCATACCACTTATTCTCAATAGTTTTAGCGTCAAATTGTGCAGGAATTGTCATAAAAAGCAACTGTTAAAACCAAAATTAAACTTTGGTCTGATATTTGTAATTCTAATTGGGAACAAAAGTAAATAATTAAGTACACTATAAAAAGAGAATTAAAAATTTGTACGTTAATTAAAAGAAAGTAAATTTACTAAATGAATTTAAATATTAAAAAATGAAAAAAACAATAGCTTTATTCGCATTCGCATTAATTAGCAGTATTAGTTTTGCTCAGAATGGTCCAAAAATTGAATTTGCAGCCAAAGACAATACTATTGACTACGGAAAAGTTACCAAGAATGATAATGGCTCTCGTGATTTTATCTTTACAAATACAGGCAATGCTCCATTAATTATTACTAATGTACTCTCTACTTGTGGCTGTACAGTACCTACAAAACCAGATGCACCAATTATGCCTGGAAAAACTGGAAAAATTACTGTAAAATACAATATGGCTCCTGGACCAATCCGAAAAACATTAACGGTAGAGTCCAATGCAGTTAATTATGATGGTGGAAGAGTTGCTTTGAAAATTAAAGGAGAAGTTATTTCTAATTAATCCTTTCGTCAGAAATTGATTTAAAACGCTTTTGGATGCAGGTCCAAAAGCGTTTTTTGATTATAAAATATTGTATAATTGAAACCTAAATTTTAAGATTTGACTATTACGCTCCACTTCTAGAGTAATCCATTTATCTTCTTCCGCTTTAAAAAGAGCATTAATTTCTTGTAATGAAAGTTTATGAATGGGATTGTTATTAATCAAAATAATTAAATCCCCTTTTTGCAATCCTACATTAGCAGCTGGTGAATTTTCTCTAACATAGGCAATCTCATAAATAGGTTTTAGTTGAAATTTATATTTAAAGTCATCCATAAATACTTTAACACCACCAGACTCATTATATTTTGTAGACAACGGAACCGTCTCCATTCTAACGGTTTCCTGAACCCACTGCAATCCACTTTGTTGTATCTCAACTCCACTTTTATTATAACTAAAAGGAGCACTATAATCCTTATTCTTTTTTAAATGTATTTGACTGTTTGGATAATCAAAAACAACAGCAAAACGCTTCATAATCTCTCCTCCTACTGAACCTTTTCGATCTGGCACCATATTAACATTCCTAATGGATAGTGAATCTGGAAAGGCTACGACAGGATTATTAAATTCAAAATCTCCCATCTCAAATTTTTTAATCAAGGCTCTTTTCCCTTTGACATCTCCGCTAAAGCCTCTTCCTAAGAAATCTTCAAAATTTTTATTTGGAATTTTAATCAATTCCGAACGATCTTGGAACAACCATATTGCATCGCTGTTTCCTATATCTATCAATAACTTCACAGGAATCTCTTTATTATCTTGAATTATTGTACTTTTTAAATAAGGTTTTGATTTTTCAACGGTAATAGGAATTGTTCTAAAACTTTTTTTAATCTTTTTTCGGTTTTGGCTATTGTCTTTATACACTATAACTCTCTTTTTGCTATAATTAACTTCTACTAAATTATTTCGAAAAAAATGATATCCAATGATCCCGTTAACTGGAATTCCAACATGAGACGATAAATTAAAATCAGGATCCAAAATAATATAAAGCATGTGAT
Proteins encoded:
- a CDS encoding valine--tRNA ligase, which gives rise to MTIPAQFDAKTIENKWYDYWMKNNYFHSEPDHRTPYTIVIPPPNVTGVLHMGHMLNNTIQDVLIRRARLKGFNACWVPGTDHASIATEAKVVAKLKAEGINKNDLTREEFLAHAWEWTDKYGGVILDQLKKLGASCDWERTKFTMDPDMSASVIRSFVDLYNKGLIYRGYRMVNWDPEAKTTLSDEEVIYEEQQGKLYFLKYKIEGSEDFLTIATTRPETIFGDTAICINPNDERFTHLKGKKAIVPICGRVIPIIEDEYVDIEFGTGCLKVTPAHDMNDKALGEKHNLEIIDIFNEDATLNSFGLHYQGQDRFVVREAVAKELETIGALAKTEIYLNKVGTSERTKAVIEPRLSDQWFLKMEDLVKPAIKSVLEDGEIKLHPARFNNTYAHWLNNIRDWNISRQLWWGQQIPAYFYGDGKEDFVVAENIEEALKLAREKTLNLKLETKDLRQDVDALDTWFSSWLWPMSVFGGIMDPESEDFKYYYPTNDLVTGPDILFFWVARMIIAGYEYTGKKPFTNVYLTGLVRDKQRRKMSKSLGNSPDPLDLIEKFGADGVRVGLLLSASAGNDIMFDEELCNQGKAFTNKIWNAFKLIKGWEVSDTIPQPESSKVAIEWYEAKLQQTLLEIEDNFEKYRISDALMGIYKLVWDDFCSWFLEMIKPAYQQPIDSLTLAKAIEMLENNLKLLHPFMPFLTEEIWQIITERTIEEALIVSTWPEIKPFNAALIANFENTIEVISGIRTIRKDKNIPFKDTIELKVVNNDKSSPYFDSVVTKLGNITSLEYVSDKVDGALSFRVKSNEYFIPITGNIDVGAEIAKLTAELVYTQGFLKSVQNKLANEKFVAGAPEKVLANERQKEADALAKIETIEHSLVGLK
- a CDS encoding DUF1573 domain-containing protein, with amino-acid sequence MKKTIALFAFALISSISFAQNGPKIEFAAKDNTIDYGKVTKNDNGSRDFIFTNTGNAPLIITNVLSTCGCTVPTKPDAPIMPGKTGKITVKYNMAPGPIRKTLTVESNAVNYDGGRVALKIKGEVISN
- a CDS encoding PDZ domain-containing protein gives rise to the protein MKKTIIIILLHLFTCFVFAQQGFQFDENKNKISVPFKLINNLVFVPIKVNGVELNFLLDTGVAETILFSLEDKKEVRFFNAEKILLKGLGGQEAVEGLKSTNNILEFNSMKYRNHMLYIILDPDFNLSSHVGIPVNGIIGYHFFRNNLVEVNYSKKRVIVYKDNSQNRKKIKKSFRTIPITVEKSKPYLKSTIIQDNKEIPVKLLIDIGNSDAIWLFQDRSELIKIPNKNFEDFLGRGFSGDVKGKRALIKKFEMGDFEFNNPVVAFPDSLSIRNVNMVPDRKGSVGGEIMKRFAVVFDYPNSQIHLKKNKDYSAPFSYNKSGVEIQQSGLQWVQETVRMETVPLSTKYNESGGVKVFMDDFKYKFQLKPIYEIAYVRENSPAANVGLQKGDLIILINNNPIHKLSLQEINALFKAEEDKWITLEVERNSQILKFRFQLYNIL